From a region of the Tautonia rosea genome:
- a CDS encoding Gfo/Idh/MocA family protein, giving the protein MSTTPDRPARPLRWGILGCARITRQGLVPGINASQFGTVQALGSRNEGLARSWAEEFGIPASYGSYQGVLDDPNVDAVYIPLPNELHLPWVLLAAEAGKHVLCEKPMAVNADEAAQMVEHCRSHKVMLMEAFMWRHQPRTKALLDLVRKGELGTLRFVRSSFSFSIDPADWRTDPTRGGGALWDVGCYGVSTCRLYAGAEPVAIQSVKRIGPSGVDLSLAAQLVFPNGVIGLVDCSFEAPFRCEYELVGTKGSIKVPEAYLPPAHPIALRFDSGSNIHGTAPETLTFEGTDQYACMVDSFARSVEAGMLQGPSEDGLLQMQTLDRIQSAAMLVTG; this is encoded by the coding sequence ATGTCCACGACCCCCGATCGTCCCGCCCGGCCGCTTCGCTGGGGCATTCTCGGTTGTGCCCGGATCACCCGCCAGGGGCTGGTGCCGGGCATCAACGCCTCGCAGTTCGGCACCGTGCAGGCGCTCGGCAGTCGGAATGAGGGGCTGGCACGATCCTGGGCCGAGGAGTTCGGGATTCCGGCCTCGTACGGATCGTATCAAGGTGTGCTCGATGACCCGAACGTCGATGCCGTGTACATCCCCCTGCCCAACGAGCTGCACCTGCCCTGGGTCTTGCTCGCGGCCGAGGCCGGCAAGCACGTCCTCTGCGAGAAGCCGATGGCCGTCAACGCGGACGAGGCCGCGCAGATGGTCGAGCATTGCCGATCGCACAAGGTCATGCTCATGGAAGCCTTCATGTGGCGACACCAGCCCCGCACAAAGGCCCTGCTCGACCTGGTCCGCAAGGGAGAGCTTGGCACCCTACGGTTCGTCCGGTCGTCGTTCTCGTTCTCGATCGACCCGGCCGACTGGCGGACCGATCCGACGAGGGGAGGGGGGGCGCTCTGGGATGTCGGCTGCTACGGAGTGAGCACCTGTCGGCTGTATGCTGGGGCCGAACCGGTCGCCATCCAGTCGGTCAAGCGGATCGGTCCGTCGGGCGTCGATCTCAGCCTGGCCGCGCAGCTGGTTTTCCCGAACGGAGTGATCGGCCTGGTCGATTGCAGCTTCGAGGCCCCGTTCCGTTGCGAATATGAACTGGTGGGCACGAAGGGATCGATCAAGGTTCCCGAGGCCTATCTCCCCCCCGCGCACCCGATCGCCTTGCGGTTCGATTCCGGCTCGAACATTCACGGCACTGCGCCCGAAACCCTCACCTTCGAGGGGACGGATCAATACGCCTGCATGGTCGATTCGTTCGCCCGGTCGGTCGAGGCCGGAATGCTCCAAGGTCCTTCGGAGGACGGATTGCTCCAGATGCAAACGCTTGACCGCATTCAGTCGGCCGCAATGCTCGTCACCGGCTGA
- a CDS encoding ECF-type sigma factor, producing the protein MSDVTRILSDIEHGDPQAAGRLLPLVYDELRKLAARKLTQEKPGQTLQATALVHEAYLRLVGDEDSACWDSRAHFFAAAAEAMRRILIENVRRKQSEKHGGALARVDLDKADVTTPSPIDDLLALDEALSRFEAEDPPKAALVKLRYFAGLSLDEAAEALGVSRATAVRQWAYAKAWLYSELKNDLAHPESPKKSSGS; encoded by the coding sequence ATGAGTGACGTCACGCGCATCCTCTCAGACATCGAGCATGGCGATCCGCAAGCGGCTGGGCGGCTCTTGCCACTGGTCTACGACGAGCTGCGCAAACTGGCGGCCCGAAAACTGACTCAGGAGAAACCCGGTCAGACGCTCCAGGCGACGGCCCTCGTGCACGAGGCCTACCTCCGCCTGGTCGGCGACGAGGACTCCGCGTGCTGGGACAGCCGGGCCCACTTCTTCGCCGCGGCGGCCGAGGCCATGCGCCGCATCCTGATCGAGAATGTCCGCCGGAAGCAATCCGAGAAGCATGGCGGAGCCCTCGCTCGGGTCGACCTGGACAAGGCCGACGTGACCACACCGTCCCCCATCGACGACCTGCTCGCCCTCGACGAGGCCCTCTCTCGCTTCGAGGCCGAAGACCCGCCCAAGGCCGCCCTGGTCAAGCTCCGCTACTTCGCCGGACTCTCACTCGACGAGGCCGCCGAGGCCCTGGGTGTTTCCCGCGCAACCGCCGTGCGCCAATGGGCTTACGCCAAGGCCTGGCTTTACAGCGAGCTGAAGAACGACCTGGCCCACCCCGAATCGCCGAAAAAATCGTCCGGCTCATGA
- the asnS gene encoding asparagine--tRNA ligase: MRTSSTAIRSLLAGDVPTGSHVTLAGWIRTRRDSKAGLSFLQVHDGSSFDPVQVVAEATLPNYADEIAHLTTGCAVVVEGTLVPSQGKGQTVEVKADRVEVVGTVDDPDTYPVSAKRHTFEFLRTVAHLRPRTNTFGAIARVRHTLSMAVHRYFHEHGFFWIHTPIITASDAEGAGAMFRVSTLDLANLPRAEGGGIDFGEDFFGKPSFLTVSGQLNVEAYCLALSKVYTFGPTFRAENSNTTRHLAEFWMIEPEIAFADLAANADLAEDFLKSIFRTLLDERADDMRFFAERIDKDCINRVEAFINSSFERMDYTDAITALEAAIAKGKKFEFPVRWGIDLQSEHERYLTEDLVGRPVVVMNYPKDIKAFYMRLNDDDRTVAAMDVLAPGIGEIIGGSQREERLEVLDARLAEHHLDPAAYSWYRDLRRYGTVPHAGFGLGFERTIQYVTGMANIRDVIPFPRTPGNADF, translated from the coding sequence ATGCGCACCTCCTCGACTGCGATTCGAAGCCTGCTGGCCGGTGATGTGCCGACCGGCTCGCATGTGACCCTTGCCGGCTGGATTCGGACCCGGCGCGACTCGAAAGCGGGCTTGTCGTTCCTTCAGGTGCACGACGGCTCAAGCTTCGACCCGGTGCAGGTCGTGGCCGAGGCCACCTTGCCCAACTATGCCGACGAAATCGCCCACCTGACCACCGGATGCGCCGTGGTGGTCGAAGGGACGCTCGTCCCTTCGCAAGGGAAGGGGCAGACGGTCGAGGTGAAGGCCGATCGGGTCGAGGTGGTCGGTACGGTGGACGACCCGGACACCTACCCGGTCTCGGCCAAGCGGCACACGTTCGAGTTCCTCCGCACGGTCGCCCACCTGAGACCGAGGACGAACACGTTCGGCGCGATTGCCCGGGTCCGGCACACGCTGTCGATGGCTGTGCATCGTTATTTTCATGAGCACGGGTTTTTCTGGATCCATACGCCGATCATCACGGCCAGCGACGCCGAAGGGGCCGGGGCGATGTTCCGCGTCTCGACGCTGGATCTGGCCAATTTGCCCCGAGCCGAAGGAGGGGGGATCGACTTTGGCGAGGACTTCTTCGGTAAGCCGAGCTTTTTGACCGTCTCGGGGCAGCTTAATGTCGAGGCGTATTGCCTGGCCTTGAGCAAGGTCTACACGTTCGGCCCGACCTTCCGCGCCGAGAACTCGAACACGACGAGGCACCTGGCCGAGTTCTGGATGATCGAGCCGGAGATCGCCTTCGCTGACCTGGCCGCCAATGCCGACCTGGCCGAGGACTTCCTCAAGTCGATCTTCCGGACCCTGCTCGACGAGCGGGCCGACGACATGCGCTTCTTTGCGGAACGGATCGACAAGGATTGCATCAATCGGGTCGAGGCGTTCATCAACTCCAGTTTTGAGCGCATGGATTACACCGATGCAATCACCGCGCTGGAAGCGGCCATTGCCAAGGGGAAGAAATTCGAGTTTCCGGTCCGTTGGGGGATTGACCTCCAGTCGGAGCACGAGCGCTACCTGACCGAAGATCTGGTCGGCCGCCCGGTGGTGGTAATGAATTATCCGAAAGACATCAAAGCCTTCTACATGCGATTGAACGATGACGACCGTACCGTGGCCGCGATGGACGTGCTCGCACCGGGAATCGGCGAGATCATCGGCGGCAGCCAGCGCGAGGAGCGGCTGGAGGTGCTCGATGCCCGGCTGGCCGAGCATCATCTCGACCCCGCCGCTTATTCCTGGTATCGCGACCTTCGGCGATACGGCACTGTCCCGCATGCAGGGTTTGGCCTCGGCTTCGAGCGGACCATTCAGTACGTGACGGGCATGGCCAACATCCGGGATGTCATCCCCTTCCCCCGGACACCCGGGAACGCCGACTTCTGA
- a CDS encoding lipid-A-disaccharide synthase N-terminal domain-containing protein has translation MSWFGGYSSTEAIWLGVGFAGQLAFTSRFLVQWVASERRRDSVVPIAFWWFSLAGGLTLLSYAIHKRDPVIVVGQAVGVLIYTRNLFLISQARRDRGRDSSSALATEANRSADLRPHPADPPPVPNATRIESSVSVDRAA, from the coding sequence ATGTCGTGGTTCGGGGGCTACAGCTCGACCGAGGCAATCTGGCTCGGGGTTGGCTTCGCCGGCCAGCTTGCCTTTACCTCGCGGTTTCTGGTGCAGTGGGTCGCCTCCGAGCGCCGGAGAGACTCGGTCGTGCCGATCGCCTTCTGGTGGTTTAGCCTCGCCGGAGGCCTGACCCTGCTCTCTTACGCCATTCACAAGAGAGATCCGGTGATTGTCGTCGGCCAGGCCGTGGGCGTCTTGATCTACACCCGGAACCTGTTCTTGATTTCGCAGGCCCGACGCGATCGGGGTCGCGATTCCTCCTCAGCACTTGCGACCGAGGCGAACCGCTCGGCCGATCTTCGCCCGCATCCGGCCGATCCCCCTCCTGTTCCCAACGCAACTCGGATCGAGTCCTCGGTTTCGGTGGATCGAGCCGCCTGA
- a CDS encoding WD40 repeat domain-containing protein: MFLQKIDRAEGRGGFDPHGPSRAGHCAHVSILTPGWCLTVVGVVAAVIGFGEAFDWPGEAGQGARVIGRCKQPISTIAFTPDDSQVATLGATGCLTFWKAEGGGLRAIMGGDDLNIRCFAFDPQGDTVALGCLDGSIRFKDWRTGRDFGRFEGSGTSVQALAFSPDGRWLASAQSKGRLTLWETETGRPLLDLDDHRGAVTALAFSPDSRWLASAGADGVVNLWDAETGVLVASTFCKPGCLKPLVFSADSMALNWASLYEWSVQRWDLGPDGGVRTERCPFEVMVPTPDGRSLLARVDQEELWQLDAETLRVEHRSDFPGRSFCAMAISNDGSRLALGGLSTVEVCRVDLVAGGSGGEESKAFRREQSGRKPDPLGPRAGHPAD, encoded by the coding sequence ATGTTTCTCCAGAAGATCGATCGAGCGGAAGGTCGCGGCGGATTCGACCCGCACGGCCCATCTCGGGCGGGCCACTGCGCCCATGTGAGCATCCTGACCCCGGGATGGTGCCTGACCGTGGTGGGCGTCGTCGCGGCTGTGATCGGGTTCGGGGAGGCCTTCGACTGGCCGGGGGAAGCGGGCCAGGGCGCCCGGGTTATCGGCCGGTGCAAACAGCCAATCTCCACCATCGCCTTCACGCCGGACGACTCGCAGGTGGCCACGCTAGGAGCAACAGGCTGCCTGACGTTCTGGAAAGCCGAGGGCGGAGGCCTCAGGGCCATTATGGGAGGCGACGATCTGAACATCCGGTGCTTCGCCTTCGACCCGCAGGGCGACACGGTCGCCCTGGGATGCCTCGACGGCTCGATCCGGTTCAAGGACTGGCGGACCGGCCGGGACTTTGGTCGTTTCGAGGGGAGTGGCACCTCCGTCCAGGCCCTGGCCTTCTCGCCCGACGGCCGATGGCTCGCCTCGGCCCAATCGAAGGGCCGTCTCACCCTCTGGGAGACGGAGACCGGCAGGCCGCTGCTGGACCTCGACGACCACCGGGGCGCGGTCACTGCCCTGGCCTTCTCGCCCGACAGCCGATGGCTCGCCTCGGCTGGGGCCGACGGCGTGGTGAATCTCTGGGACGCGGAGACAGGCGTTCTCGTGGCCTCAACCTTTTGCAAGCCTGGCTGCCTCAAGCCCTTGGTCTTCTCGGCCGATAGCATGGCACTCAACTGGGCGAGCCTTTACGAGTGGTCCGTCCAGAGGTGGGACCTCGGCCCCGACGGGGGCGTGCGGACGGAGCGTTGCCCGTTCGAGGTCATGGTCCCCACGCCCGATGGCCGATCGCTCCTGGCTCGGGTCGATCAGGAGGAGCTCTGGCAGCTTGATGCCGAGACGCTCCGCGTCGAGCACCGGTCTGATTTCCCTGGGCGCAGCTTCTGTGCCATGGCCATCTCGAATGACGGGAGTCGCCTCGCCCTGGGAGGATTAAGCACCGTGGAGGTTTGCCGCGTCGATCTCGTTGCCGGTGGATCGGGAGGCGAAGAGTCGAAGGCCTTCCGCCGCGAGCAGTCTGGGAGAAAACCAGATCCCCTGGGACCTCGAGCGGGACACCCTGCGGATTGA
- the msrB gene encoding peptide-methionine (R)-S-oxide reductase MsrB, producing the protein MMTTRFLAVGAAVLAIAALAAVQAGGDEPKGSQAPGQSAPKSKTTPTKGTRVMKTDAEWRQILTDQEFYVTRRKGTEPAFSNRYWNHHGDGYYRCVCCNTVLFDSKTKFDSGTGWPSFFAPVSKAVVKTETDRSNFMIRTEVLCRVCDAHLGHVFKDGPRPTGLRFCMNSASLKFQDRAQAEAEAAAKAVLESEPQPDPSAESTDEPSRESEPAPSSNAPRPRS; encoded by the coding sequence ATGATGACGACGCGATTCCTGGCTGTCGGGGCCGCCGTGCTGGCGATTGCCGCGCTGGCGGCCGTCCAGGCTGGAGGGGACGAGCCGAAGGGTTCTCAGGCCCCAGGCCAATCCGCCCCGAAATCCAAGACGACTCCGACCAAAGGAACCAGGGTCATGAAAACCGATGCCGAGTGGCGACAGATTCTGACCGATCAGGAATTTTACGTCACCCGACGCAAGGGCACCGAGCCGGCCTTCTCGAACCGCTACTGGAACCATCACGGCGACGGCTACTACCGATGCGTCTGCTGCAACACGGTCCTCTTCGACTCGAAAACCAAGTTCGACTCCGGCACCGGCTGGCCGAGCTTCTTTGCTCCGGTCAGCAAGGCCGTGGTCAAGACCGAGACCGACCGCAGCAACTTCATGATCCGCACCGAGGTGTTGTGCCGGGTCTGTGATGCTCACCTCGGCCACGTCTTCAAGGACGGCCCCAGGCCGACCGGCCTGCGGTTCTGCATGAACTCCGCCTCGCTCAAGTTCCAGGATCGTGCCCAGGCCGAAGCCGAAGCCGCTGCCAAGGCCGTCCTCGAATCAGAGCCGCAGCCCGACCCCTCCGCCGAATCGACCGACGAACCGAGTCGGGAATCAGAGCCCGCGCCGAGCTCGAACGCTCCGAGACCGAGATCCTGA
- a CDS encoding serine/threonine-protein kinase encodes MISHTLNIDEIFFAALERESPEDRAVYLDSVCGLDTELRRRVDRLLAAHPEAGSFLESPANGLDTTLAATFPTSPPLDGPGTVIGPYTLLEGIGEGGMGTVYLAEQTKPVRRRVALKVVKPGMDSKQIIARFEVERQALALMDHPNIAHVLDASTTADGRPYFVMELVKGIPITDYCDRARLSIPDRLELFVLVCRAVQHAHQKGVIHRDLKPSNILVTLHDGVPVPKVIDFGIAKATDQRLTDKTMFTSFGQLLGTPLYMSPEQAELSGLDVDTRSDVYSLGVLLYELLTGSTPFDRESLRSAGPDEIRRLIREHEPTTPSSRISTMSKIQTAVGVDRGSDLRRLGGLVRGELDWITLKALEKDRRWRYESAGAFAADVRRHLDGEAVAACPPSAVYRFGKFARRNRAALTTAALVMLALLLGTAASTWQAARALRAERQATAALEESRLVIDYLVNDVFGAAAPAKTQGRTPTIHDLLAAGEEAIPARFGHQPLVEAAAREALGRAYSDLGRYDEAAGHLRRVAALRTSFLGPDHPETLSAEALLVYALCPVAIGSEKYDDAEPIARRVLEARLRVLGPEHPQSLASMTALAYVIRGELTRELVAKASRYPSKTLPHHLIRSLGTPRTVEPLALLNSARAGQVRRLGPLHTDTLDTLNELGLAYYARGDFQGAERALRQAAEGRRLTLGPMHPSTLQSLKHLSSLMRQMGRTEEATRLYHEVAEGHRQTFGATHIQTSSALGHQLHLYQQIGNSAAIRDFCERWLREILATPIDLDPYQRSRRAITLEKLTLILTTIPVAFDSALADQSIEEAVEINEGWYSWSVKGAFLCRTGRLDEALQAFRTSEQQPDWEGGKDLHWFALAETHARLGDLARAAECLEHARDPETKRDTWSDIVKFFRTQAESLVEES; translated from the coding sequence ATGATCTCGCATACGCTGAACATCGACGAGATTTTCTTCGCCGCTCTGGAGCGTGAGTCACCCGAGGACCGTGCCGTCTACCTCGACTCCGTCTGCGGCCTGGACACGGAGTTGCGCCGCCGCGTCGATCGGCTGCTCGCCGCTCATCCCGAGGCTGGGAGCTTCCTCGAATCCCCTGCCAACGGGTTGGACACGACGCTCGCCGCGACCTTCCCAACCTCGCCGCCGCTCGACGGCCCCGGCACGGTCATTGGCCCCTACACGCTGCTCGAAGGCATCGGCGAGGGGGGCATGGGCACCGTCTACTTGGCCGAGCAGACCAAGCCGGTCCGGCGCCGGGTCGCCCTGAAAGTGGTCAAGCCAGGCATGGACTCGAAGCAGATCATCGCCCGCTTCGAGGTCGAGCGTCAGGCCCTCGCCCTGATGGATCACCCCAACATCGCCCACGTTCTCGACGCAAGCACCACCGCCGATGGCCGCCCCTACTTCGTCATGGAGCTGGTCAAGGGGATTCCGATCACCGACTATTGCGACCGGGCGCGGCTGTCGATCCCCGATCGGCTGGAGCTGTTCGTTCTGGTCTGCCGCGCCGTCCAGCACGCCCACCAGAAGGGGGTCATCCATCGCGACCTGAAGCCCTCGAACATCCTGGTCACGTTGCACGACGGTGTGCCGGTGCCCAAGGTCATCGACTTCGGCATCGCCAAGGCCACCGACCAGCGCCTCACCGACAAGACGATGTTCACCAGCTTCGGGCAGCTGCTCGGCACGCCGCTCTACATGAGCCCCGAGCAGGCCGAGCTGAGCGGCCTCGACGTCGATACCCGGAGCGACGTCTACAGCCTCGGCGTGCTGCTCTACGAGTTGCTGACCGGCTCGACGCCGTTCGACCGTGAGAGCCTCCGATCGGCGGGGCCGGACGAGATCCGTCGGCTCATCCGCGAGCACGAGCCGACGACGCCCAGCTCGCGGATCAGCACGATGAGCAAGATCCAGACGGCGGTCGGGGTCGATCGCGGCAGCGACCTGCGGCGGCTGGGGGGACTCGTGCGCGGAGAGCTGGACTGGATCACGTTGAAGGCGCTGGAGAAGGACCGCCGGTGGCGTTACGAGTCGGCCGGGGCGTTCGCGGCCGACGTGAGGCGCCACCTCGACGGCGAGGCCGTCGCGGCCTGCCCGCCGTCAGCAGTCTACCGCTTCGGCAAGTTCGCCCGGCGAAATCGGGCCGCGCTGACGACCGCCGCACTGGTGATGCTGGCCCTGCTGCTGGGCACGGCCGCCAGCACCTGGCAGGCGGCTCGGGCGTTGCGGGCCGAGCGCCAGGCGACGGCGGCGCTGGAGGAATCGCGGCTCGTGATCGATTATCTCGTCAACGACGTCTTCGGCGCCGCGGCCCCCGCGAAGACCCAGGGCCGGACTCCCACCATCCACGACCTGCTCGCAGCCGGTGAGGAGGCGATCCCCGCCCGGTTCGGTCACCAGCCGCTGGTCGAGGCGGCGGCGCGAGAGGCCCTGGGGCGGGCCTATTCCGATCTCGGCCGTTATGACGAGGCCGCCGGTCATCTTCGCCGCGTCGCCGCGTTGCGAACGAGCTTTCTGGGCCCCGACCATCCCGAGACGCTTTCGGCCGAGGCACTTCTGGTCTACGCCCTCTGCCCGGTGGCCATCGGCTCTGAGAAGTACGACGACGCCGAGCCGATCGCACGCCGGGTGCTGGAGGCCCGCCTCCGCGTTCTCGGTCCGGAGCATCCCCAGTCACTGGCCTCAATGACCGCGCTGGCCTATGTGATCAGGGGCGAGTTGACCCGAGAATTGGTCGCCAAGGCAAGCCGGTACCCGTCGAAGACTCTCCCGCATCATCTGATCAGAAGTTTGGGGACTCCCCGGACGGTCGAACCCCTGGCACTGCTCAATTCGGCACGTGCCGGGCAGGTCCGTCGACTCGGCCCACTACATACCGACACGCTCGACACGCTCAATGAGCTCGGGCTGGCCTATTACGCTCGGGGCGATTTCCAGGGCGCCGAGCGTGCGTTGCGTCAGGCGGCGGAGGGCCGACGGCTTACACTCGGCCCGATGCACCCCAGCACGCTGCAAAGCCTGAAGCACCTCAGCAGTCTCATGCGACAAATGGGACGGACGGAGGAGGCGACCCGGCTGTACCATGAGGTCGCGGAGGGGCATCGGCAGACCTTCGGAGCGACCCACATTCAGACCTCGAGCGCGCTCGGTCATCAGCTGCACCTGTACCAGCAGATCGGGAACTCAGCCGCGATCCGGGACTTCTGCGAGCGATGGCTCCGCGAGATCCTGGCGACCCCGATCGACCTCGACCCCTACCAACGTTCGCGACGCGCGATCACGCTTGAGAAATTGACGCTGATCCTGACCACCATCCCGGTCGCCTTCGACTCGGCACTGGCCGATCAGTCGATTGAGGAGGCTGTCGAAATTAACGAGGGTTGGTACAGCTGGTCCGTGAAAGGCGCGTTCCTCTGCCGCACCGGCCGGCTCGATGAGGCACTGCAAGCATTTCGGACCTCGGAGCAGCAGCCGGACTGGGAGGGTGGCAAAGACCTCCACTGGTTCGCTCTGGCCGAGACCCACGCCCGTCTCGGCGACCTGGCTCGGGCCGCCGAATGTCTTGAGCACGCACGAGACCCGGAGACGAAACGCGACACCTGGTCAGACATCGTGAAATTCTTCCGCACCCAGGCTGAGTCCTTGGTGGAGGAATCGTAA